From Aptenodytes patagonicus chromosome 1, bAptPat1.pri.cur, whole genome shotgun sequence, one genomic window encodes:
- the GABARAPL1 gene encoding gamma-aminobutyric acid receptor-associated protein-like 1, producing the protein MKFQYKEDHPFEYRKKEGEKIRKKYPDRVPVIVEKAPKARVPDLDKRKYLVPSDLTVGQFYFLIRKRIHLRPEDALFFFVNNTIPPTSATMGQLYEDNHEEDYFLYVAYSDESVYGK; encoded by the exons ATGAAGTTCCAGTACAAGGAAGACCACCCGTTCGAgtacaggaaaaaagaaggggagaaaatcaGGAAGAAATATCCCGACAGAGTCCCT GTAATTGTGGAAAAAGCACCAAAAGCCAGAGTACCTGACCTAGACAAAAGGAAGTATCTTGTGCCTTCTGACCTCACAG TTGGCCAATTCTACTTCTTAATCCGAAAGCGGATCCACCTGAGGCCAGAAGATGCCCTGTTCTTCTTTGTCAATAATACCATCCCTCCCACCAGTGCTACTAtgggccagctgtatgag GATAACCACGAGGAGGACTATTTTCTCTATGTGGCCTACAGCGATGAGAGCGTCTATGGCAAGTGA